From one Acidobacteriota bacterium genomic stretch:
- a CDS encoding YihY/virulence factor BrkB family protein, with protein sequence MHPTTARLRLARTPWQNLAETLRVVGRGTARRFWDARGFDLASSLAYSSLLSLVPLIASVTVLTSTLFGLSGVGLYRILRLALPGAGREVVADIQTIVRYASVSGTATIFFLVTSLRTYFLVEGAAQALWGTTVTPRPPLRRLGTALSVMILGPIAIGVLTSLVLESGASLSGIRPLGAILTLVLLVYLYRTLPGAVVRWGPALAGATFAAATITGLRVAIARGVAQLAGGGAVYGPLTAAIVFVVAVGFVFVLFLLGISLAHAIQFRAEFLDHDALAERTEEGGRLYESVRLLLVLTVAWRNDRATRTLTALAHELARPEADVVPLVRDLRQAGLVAAGEGGVFSLTRAPETISLYAVARAIGESAARAVPKGTDAVATSLHRIFGKAAREERAVLQGTSLHDLLTAGAQEQNRTVKAIVAP encoded by the coding sequence ATGCACCCGACGACGGCGCGGCTCCGGCTCGCCCGGACCCCGTGGCAGAACCTGGCCGAAACCCTGCGGGTGGTCGGCCGAGGCACGGCACGTCGCTTCTGGGACGCCCGCGGATTCGACCTCGCCTCGAGCCTCGCGTACTCGTCGCTGCTGAGCCTCGTCCCCCTCATCGCGTCCGTCACGGTCCTCACGTCGACGCTCTTCGGCCTCTCGGGCGTCGGCCTCTATCGGATCCTCCGCCTTGCCCTCCCGGGCGCCGGGCGCGAAGTCGTCGCGGACATCCAGACGATCGTGCGCTATGCGTCGGTGTCGGGGACCGCGACGATCTTCTTCCTCGTCACGTCGCTCCGGACCTATTTCCTGGTGGAGGGCGCCGCGCAGGCCCTGTGGGGCACGACCGTGACGCCGCGGCCGCCGCTCCGGCGGCTCGGCACCGCGCTGTCCGTGATGATCCTCGGGCCGATCGCGATCGGCGTCCTCACGTCGCTCGTCCTCGAGAGCGGGGCGAGCCTTTCCGGCATCCGGCCTCTCGGCGCGATCCTGACGCTCGTCCTTCTCGTCTACCTCTACCGGACGCTCCCGGGCGCCGTCGTCCGATGGGGTCCCGCGCTCGCCGGCGCGACGTTCGCGGCGGCGACGATCACGGGGCTCCGCGTCGCGATCGCGCGCGGCGTCGCGCAGCTCGCGGGCGGCGGCGCCGTTTACGGCCCGCTCACGGCCGCCATCGTCTTCGTCGTCGCGGTGGGCTTCGTGTTCGTCCTCTTCCTGCTCGGGATCTCGCTCGCCCACGCGATCCAGTTCCGCGCGGAGTTCCTCGACCACGACGCCCTCGCGGAGCGCACCGAGGAGGGCGGCCGCCTGTACGAATCCGTGCGGCTCCTCCTCGTCCTGACGGTCGCCTGGCGGAACGACCGGGCGACGCGCACGCTCACGGCGCTCGCGCACGAGCTCGCGCGGCCGGAGGCCGACGTCGTGCCCCTCGTGCGCGACCTGCGCCAGGCCGGCCTCGTGGCGGCCGGCGAGGGCGGCGTCTTCTCGCTCACGCGGGCCCCGGAGACGATCTCGCTCTACGCGGTCGCGCGCGCGATCGGCGAGTCGGCCGCGCGCGCCGTCCCGAAGGGGACCGACGCCGTCGCCACGAGCCTGCACCGCATCTTCGGGAAGGCCGCGCGCGAGGAACGGGCCGTCCTGCAGGGGACGAGCCTCCACGACCTCCTCACGGCCGGCGCCCAGGAGCAGAATCGGACCGTGAAGGCGATCGTGGCGCCGTGA
- the gcvH gene encoding glycine cleavage system protein GcvH, which yields MSNYPDDRRYTRSHEWIRVDGDVGTIGISDHAQKELGEIVFVDLPDIGEIFDAGQEFGTIESVKAVSEIFLPVAGEILETNKVLADEPGAVNEDPHGDGWLVKVKLSSDAEVDALLNATDYEKFVEEEAKA from the coding sequence ATGAGCAACTATCCGGACGACCGCCGCTACACGAGGAGCCACGAGTGGATCCGCGTGGACGGCGACGTCGGCACGATCGGCATCAGCGACCATGCCCAGAAGGAGCTCGGCGAGATCGTGTTCGTCGACCTCCCGGACATCGGCGAGATCTTCGACGCCGGGCAGGAGTTCGGGACGATCGAGTCCGTGAAGGCGGTCTCCGAGATCTTCCTGCCCGTGGCCGGCGAGATCCTCGAGACCAACAAGGTCCTCGCCGACGAGCCCGGCGCCGTGAACGAGGACCCGCACGGCGACGGCTGGCTCGTGAAGGTGAAGCTCTCGTCGGACGCCGAGGTCGACGCCCTCCTGAACGCGACCGACTACGAGAAATTCGTCGAGGAAGAAGCCAAGGCCTGA
- a CDS encoding DUF2007 domain-containing protein, protein MDATKDEERWEGVTSAANESEAALIAGFLESRGIPARVVDKSFHLTPTESEDLSGVEVGVPAARVAEAREELARREKAYDEAPPGSDLISDDEPSGG, encoded by the coding sequence ATGGACGCGACGAAGGACGAAGAGCGCTGGGAAGGGGTCACGTCGGCGGCGAACGAGTCCGAGGCGGCGCTCATCGCGGGATTTCTCGAGAGCCGCGGAATCCCGGCCCGCGTCGTGGACAAGAGCTTCCACCTGACGCCGACCGAGAGCGAGGACCTGTCGGGCGTCGAAGTCGGCGTGCCGGCCGCGCGTGTCGCCGAGGCGCGCGAGGAGCTCGCCCGCCGCGAAAAGGCCTACGACGAGGCGCCTCCCGGATCGGATCTGATCAGCGACGACGAACCCTCGGGCGGCTGA
- the selD gene encoding selenide, water dikinase SelD, which produces MKLLGALPRVHDPRALVGFDSSDDAAVFRLGDADDPDAECLLATTDFFTPVVDSPFDFGRVAAANALSDVWAMGGEPLFALNLVGFPAKALPMEVLGEILAGGAAVAEDAGIPILGGHSTDFDVPVYGMAVTGRAKLSRLRRNVGARPGDALVLTKALGTGILTSALRARVLREGSIRALLGRGEGPTPEEEEGAVASMIRLNRAAARAADAFDVSASTDVTGFGLLGHLKEMLGGGGVSAEVSASALPVLAGARRLVAAGFAPDGSRRNLAAARPGLDVASGVAEDDLLLAADAQTSGGLLLAVRESEAEALVAALRGGGDAPAAVVGRFFGIRSGAPAIRVIA; this is translated from the coding sequence GTGAAACTGCTGGGTGCGCTGCCGCGGGTGCACGATCCGCGCGCTCTCGTCGGATTCGACTCGTCCGACGACGCTGCCGTATTCCGCCTCGGGGACGCCGACGACCCCGACGCCGAGTGCCTGCTCGCGACGACGGATTTCTTCACGCCGGTCGTGGACTCGCCGTTCGACTTCGGCCGCGTCGCGGCCGCGAACGCCCTCTCGGACGTCTGGGCGATGGGCGGCGAGCCGCTCTTCGCGCTGAACCTCGTCGGCTTTCCGGCGAAGGCCCTCCCGATGGAGGTCCTGGGCGAGATTCTCGCGGGCGGCGCGGCCGTCGCCGAGGACGCCGGGATCCCGATCCTCGGCGGCCACTCGACGGACTTCGACGTTCCGGTCTACGGCATGGCCGTGACGGGCCGCGCGAAGCTCTCGCGCCTGCGCCGCAACGTCGGCGCCCGGCCGGGCGACGCGCTCGTCCTCACGAAGGCGCTCGGCACCGGCATCCTCACCTCCGCGCTGCGCGCGCGCGTTCTGCGCGAGGGCTCGATCCGCGCGCTCCTCGGCCGCGGCGAGGGCCCGACGCCGGAGGAGGAGGAGGGCGCCGTCGCCTCGATGATCCGGCTCAACCGCGCGGCCGCGCGCGCCGCGGACGCCTTCGACGTCTCGGCGTCGACGGACGTGACGGGCTTCGGGCTCCTCGGCCACCTGAAGGAGATGCTCGGGGGCGGCGGCGTCTCGGCGGAGGTTTCCGCGTCGGCTCTGCCCGTCCTCGCGGGCGCCCGGCGTCTCGTTGCGGCGGGCTTCGCGCCCGACGGCTCGCGGCGGAACCTCGCCGCGGCGCGGCCCGGCCTCGACGTTGCGTCCGGCGTCGCCGAGGACGATCTTCTCCTCGCGGCCGACGCCCAGACGTCCGGGGGTTTGCTCCTCGCCGTCCGGGAATCGGAGGCGGAGGCGCTCGTGGCGGCGCTGCGCGGCGGAGGCGACGCTCCCGCGGCGGTCGTGGGACGGTTTTTCGGGATACGGTCGGGTGCACCGGCGATCCGGGTGATCGCTTGA
- a CDS encoding cyclic nucleotide-binding domain-containing protein → MGSARDAELLAGARPRRVFAAGDEIRDGDSPAGAFLFLEGSAELLAETPFGPHPVARLSAPALADLSATLGGASRVARLRPEAGSRAVFLPADEARALVFAGGDAGGAFRRIALASLTSAIRDTNASLARFFEGLSVKPVAPDPTRAHTIDSDVDLARARDLFETAGLDPAILPALGLTARTVMPGAALVKAGDSGHEAFLLVEGRLRVSLDIAGAGEEALAILKPGEIVGEMGLVDDAPRSADVYAHGGPAVVYVLTRNVVQGLLGSGAPEGAPLLGGLTLLLARRLEEAIKKAAGFRILSGPI, encoded by the coding sequence GTGGGAAGCGCACGCGACGCCGAGCTCCTCGCGGGGGCGCGTCCCCGCCGCGTTTTCGCCGCGGGAGACGAGATCCGGGACGGCGACTCCCCGGCCGGCGCATTCCTGTTCCTGGAAGGCTCTGCGGAGCTCCTCGCCGAGACGCCGTTCGGCCCGCACCCGGTCGCGCGCCTCTCCGCGCCGGCGCTCGCCGACCTCAGCGCGACGCTCGGCGGAGCGTCCCGGGTCGCGCGCCTCAGGCCGGAGGCGGGGTCCCGGGCCGTCTTCCTTCCCGCGGACGAGGCCCGCGCCCTCGTGTTCGCGGGCGGCGATGCGGGCGGAGCGTTCCGGCGGATCGCCCTCGCGAGCCTGACGTCCGCGATCCGCGACACGAACGCCTCGCTCGCGAGGTTCTTCGAGGGACTCTCGGTGAAGCCCGTGGCTCCGGACCCGACGCGCGCCCACACGATCGACTCCGACGTGGACCTCGCCCGGGCGCGCGACCTCTTCGAGACCGCGGGCCTCGATCCCGCGATCCTCCCGGCGCTCGGCCTCACGGCGCGCACGGTCATGCCGGGCGCCGCGCTCGTGAAGGCGGGCGACTCGGGACACGAGGCGTTCCTCCTCGTCGAGGGCAGGCTCCGCGTCTCCCTCGACATCGCGGGCGCCGGCGAGGAGGCCCTCGCGATCCTCAAGCCCGGCGAGATCGTGGGCGAGATGGGCCTCGTCGACGACGCACCGCGATCGGCGGACGTGTACGCGCACGGCGGCCCGGCCGTCGTCTACGTCCTGACGCGCAACGTCGTGCAGGGTCTGCTCGGAAGCGGCGCGCCGGAAGGCGCTCCCCTGCTCGGCGGCCTGACGCTTCTCCTCGCGCGGCGGCTGGAGGAGGCGATCAAGAAAGCGGCCGGCTTCCGAATCCTCTCCGGCCCGATCTGA
- a CDS encoding DUF883 family protein, with protein sequence MANNTVEDAARAVEQKIDATRDAAASGAGRVRERVSEVADNVKARASALRDKIADTEWEDVKANVAGYVRDNPGKSVAIALGVGFALGLLMRRRDD encoded by the coding sequence ATGGCCAACAACACCGTCGAAGACGCCGCCCGGGCGGTGGAGCAGAAGATCGACGCGACGCGCGATGCCGCCGCCTCGGGCGCGGGCCGGGTCCGCGAGCGTGTCTCGGAGGTCGCCGACAACGTCAAGGCGCGCGCCTCCGCGCTGCGCGACAAGATCGCGGACACCGAGTGGGAAGACGTGAAAGCGAACGTCGCGGGCTACGTCCGCGACAACCCGGGCAAGTCGGTGGCGATCGCGCTCGGCGTCGGGTTCGCGCTCGGGCTCCTCATGCGGCGAAGGGACGACTGA
- the gcvT gene encoding glycine cleavage system aminomethyltransferase GcvT, producing the protein MSGPTSDSAPVLRHTPLWERHRALGGKMVPFGGWDMPVEYSGLSEEHRAVRERAGLFDVSHMGEIRVKGPKAFEVVQRLTCNDVAALDDGKVQYSAFLTPQGTFVDDLLTYRLAADDYLLVVNASNTPKDVAWAKAAECPGASVEDESPIWAQIAVQGPRAETILQTLTETPLGRITYYRSEPGKVLGIPALLSRTGYTGEDGFEVYLHPDRAGDVWDAILKAGQPHGILPAGLGARDTLRLEACLALYGNDIDDAHTPWEANLGWIVKMKKGDFQGREALAKQKEAGVPRKLVGFEVTGRGIARHGYAVQVGGAAGAAGVVTSGTQTPTVGKPIGLAYVPTEKTAPGTVLAIDVRGRGVPAVVVPTPFYRRRT; encoded by the coding sequence ATGAGCGGTCCCACCTCGGATTCGGCCCCGGTTCTCAGGCATACGCCGCTCTGGGAGCGGCACCGTGCGCTCGGCGGCAAGATGGTCCCGTTCGGCGGATGGGACATGCCCGTCGAGTACTCCGGGCTGTCCGAGGAGCACCGCGCCGTCCGAGAGCGCGCCGGCCTCTTCGATGTCTCCCACATGGGCGAGATCCGCGTCAAGGGTCCGAAGGCGTTCGAGGTGGTCCAGCGCCTCACGTGCAACGACGTCGCCGCGCTCGACGACGGCAAGGTCCAGTACTCGGCGTTCCTGACGCCGCAGGGCACGTTCGTCGACGACCTGCTCACGTACCGCCTCGCGGCGGACGACTACCTCCTCGTCGTGAACGCCTCGAACACGCCGAAGGACGTCGCGTGGGCGAAGGCCGCCGAGTGCCCGGGCGCGTCCGTCGAGGACGAGTCCCCGATCTGGGCGCAGATCGCCGTGCAGGGCCCGCGCGCCGAGACGATCCTCCAGACGCTCACCGAAACGCCGCTCGGGCGGATCACGTACTACCGCTCCGAGCCGGGGAAGGTCCTCGGCATCCCCGCGCTCCTCTCGCGCACGGGCTACACGGGCGAGGACGGCTTCGAGGTCTACCTTCACCCCGACCGCGCGGGCGACGTGTGGGACGCGATCCTCAAGGCTGGCCAGCCGCACGGGATCCTGCCGGCGGGGCTCGGCGCGCGCGACACGCTGCGCCTCGAGGCCTGCCTCGCGCTCTACGGCAACGACATCGACGACGCCCACACGCCGTGGGAGGCGAACCTGGGCTGGATCGTCAAGATGAAGAAGGGCGATTTCCAGGGCCGCGAGGCGCTTGCGAAACAGAAAGAGGCGGGCGTTCCGCGCAAGCTCGTCGGCTTCGAGGTCACGGGCCGCGGGATCGCGCGGCACGGCTATGCCGTGCAGGTGGGCGGGGCCGCGGGGGCCGCCGGCGTCGTCACGTCCGGAACCCAGACGCCCACGGTCGGCAAGCCCATCGGCCTCGCCTACGTCCCAACGGAGAAGACCGCGCCGGGCACCGTCCTGGCGATCGACGTGCGGGGCCGCGGCGTCCCGGCCGTCGTCGTACCGACGCCGTTCTACAGGAGAAGGACATGA
- a CDS encoding serine/threonine protein kinase — protein sequence MQPEKIGRYVILRTLGRGAMGVVYLARDPQIERELALKTIRFDDGEKSFSADEAKARFLKEAKISGRLQHPHIVTVFDVGEDQGVLYLAMELVQGGSFSQRLADPAGFSIRDRVRVVAEVAEALAHAHERGVLHRDIKPANILLSPSLSAKVTDFGIGKLLTGDTELTSTGQMVGSPAYMSPEQIKGDKLDARTDIFSLGVVLYQAVTLRKPFPADTLTTLVYQILHEEPADPAAVAGDLPEGLGAIVSRCLAKDRANRYADAAELADDLRAVLGFSPVGSTASFSESRVKRGKSTPSSPATPQLPPQSPHASMAPTAAMPVMSPGPVGAAPAASDSESPTITTGRRMGEVAKKAEAKVGPPAAKKGLSAATLGALGIVAALAVLVAVALKKGGATDAQPVTSASPAATSAPAPAPPASVAAPSTGGPAVAVVETPAASAAPAAPTPPPAPKKTRVKPTPSEAAASASASAAKAAAKPTVAAVKPVDLTYTIRRFLKINVSPSQARVFMDGNYIGISDDWDDAGGGSLLTFNLEGQHRLRICYPEHRDLLVDVIVRSTAADDKVTIEQDLPKGVPDGPTGPEGSFRRPNYKSIGAVLFNVDPPDAMVTVNGKEYGPASKWLKEEMTFANMAVYQVALSAPGYETKTVRVLIAPTAGELRATVKERLKKQ from the coding sequence TTGCAGCCCGAAAAGATCGGTCGGTACGTCATTTTGCGCACGCTCGGGCGAGGCGCGATGGGCGTCGTCTACCTCGCGCGCGACCCGCAGATCGAGCGCGAGCTCGCCCTGAAGACGATCCGCTTCGACGACGGGGAGAAGAGCTTCAGCGCCGACGAGGCCAAGGCCCGCTTCCTGAAGGAGGCGAAGATCTCCGGCCGCCTTCAGCACCCGCACATCGTGACGGTGTTCGACGTCGGCGAGGACCAGGGCGTGCTCTACCTCGCGATGGAGCTCGTGCAGGGCGGGAGCTTCTCGCAGCGACTGGCCGACCCGGCCGGGTTCTCCATCCGCGACCGCGTCCGCGTCGTCGCCGAAGTCGCCGAGGCGCTCGCGCACGCCCATGAGCGCGGCGTCCTGCACCGCGACATCAAGCCCGCGAACATCCTCCTGTCGCCGTCGCTTTCGGCGAAGGTCACGGACTTCGGGATCGGCAAGCTCCTCACGGGCGACACGGAGCTCACGTCCACGGGCCAGATGGTCGGCTCGCCGGCCTACATGTCGCCCGAGCAGATCAAGGGCGACAAGCTGGACGCGCGGACGGACATTTTCTCGCTCGGCGTCGTCCTCTATCAGGCCGTGACGCTGCGCAAGCCGTTCCCCGCGGACACCCTCACGACGCTCGTGTACCAGATCCTCCACGAGGAGCCGGCCGATCCGGCCGCGGTCGCCGGCGACCTGCCCGAGGGGCTCGGGGCGATCGTGAGCCGCTGCCTCGCGAAGGACCGCGCGAACCGCTACGCGGACGCCGCCGAGCTTGCGGACGACCTGCGCGCGGTGCTCGGCTTCTCGCCGGTCGGCTCGACGGCCAGCTTCTCGGAAAGCCGCGTCAAGCGAGGGAAGTCGACGCCGTCGTCGCCCGCGACGCCCCAGCTGCCGCCGCAGTCGCCGCACGCGTCCATGGCGCCCACGGCGGCCATGCCGGTCATGTCCCCGGGGCCCGTGGGCGCAGCTCCGGCGGCGTCGGACTCGGAGTCCCCGACGATCACGACCGGCCGCCGGATGGGCGAAGTCGCGAAGAAGGCCGAGGCGAAGGTCGGCCCGCCGGCCGCGAAGAAGGGCCTCTCGGCCGCGACTCTGGGAGCGCTCGGAATCGTCGCCGCCCTCGCCGTCCTCGTCGCGGTCGCGCTGAAGAAGGGCGGGGCCACGGACGCTCAGCCGGTCACCTCGGCGTCCCCGGCCGCAACGTCCGCGCCGGCGCCGGCACCGCCCGCTTCCGTGGCCGCTCCGTCCACGGGCGGCCCCGCCGTCGCGGTCGTCGAGACCCCGGCCGCGAGCGCTGCGCCCGCGGCCCCCACGCCCCCGCCGGCTCCGAAGAAGACGAGGGTGAAACCGACGCCGAGCGAGGCCGCGGCCTCCGCATCGGCCTCCGCCGCCAAGGCCGCCGCCAAGCCGACCGTGGCCGCGGTCAAGCCCGTCGATCTCACGTACACGATCCGCCGCTTCCTCAAGATCAACGTCTCGCCCAGCCAGGCGCGCGTCTTCATGGACGGCAACTACATCGGGATCTCGGACGACTGGGACGACGCCGGCGGCGGCTCGCTCCTGACGTTCAACCTCGAGGGCCAGCACCGGCTCCGCATCTGCTACCCGGAGCACCGGGACCTGCTCGTGGACGTCATCGTCCGCTCGACCGCGGCCGACGACAAGGTCACGATCGAGCAGGACCTCCCGAAGGGCGTGCCGGACGGACCGACGGGCCCGGAGGGCAGCTTCCGCCGGCCGAATTACAAGTCGATCGGCGCCGTCCTCTTCAACGTGGACCCGCCCGACGCGATGGTCACCGTGAACGGCAAGGAGTACGGCCCCGCGTCGAAGTGGCTGAAGGAAGAGATGACGTTCGCCAACATGGCCGTCTACCAGGTCGCTCTCTCGGCTCCAGGCTACGAGACGAAGACGGTCCGCGTCCTGATCGCCCCGACCGCCGGCGAGCTCCGCGCGACGGTCAAGGAACGGCTGAAGAAGCAGTAG
- a CDS encoding protein kinase: protein MGDVYRARDLTLGREVAIKVLPDQFGSDPERLARFEREARALASLSHPNIAAIYGVEKNGPVQAIVMELVPGDDLSERVRRGPVALPEAIAIARQIADALDAAHEKGIVHRDLKPANIKITPDGLVKVLDFGLAKAVAARDFFGDDSGASTELKATREGLVVGTVPYMSPEQARGQAVDRRTDIWAFGCVLFEMLAGRKAFSRETSSDTIAAILRSDVDWTSLPDDVPPALRHLLERCLDENLRRRLRDIGDARPALEDALLPVAAVPVHPAAPGVSRRGVLFGGAALGMLGVGFVGGSAAAGRGRGGAPPSYQRLTFRRGLIRTARFAPDFKTVLCGALWDGDVCRIYTVRPESPESAPLNLPPAMPLAISASGELALSLGTHLRGTMTYGTLARVPLSGGAPREMLEDVKFADWSPDGRDLAIVRRAGARDQLEFPMGTVVAESSTPNGGFSFVRVSPGGDFVAAFELAAARDLNGTVTIVDRSGRRKATSRPYVNVFGLAWSGNGREVLFTAADELPLFRNTLYAMPLDGPVRVLARLPGNVSLHDVAPDGRVLIARTDDRSGISVFAPGAATERDLSWLDAPVLADISMDGRSILFSETGVGGGPRGSTYLRGTNGSAPVRLGDGHAQALSPDGRWAIARTGSPHLDLVPTGAGQARRLERSGLTLLTARFLPDSRRVVVRAQPAAGGPRLFVIDIDGTAVDAITPGDVAVGATGWQVSPDGTAVAVATDRALELYPLTPGPPRRVPGVTDRDWPLRWIEDGILISENPAAAGTVFRLDLSTGRRVAWKEIGPTDPTGIMSLNLSGMVVTPNGQHYGYGWHRAISDLYLGGGWT from the coding sequence ATGGGCGACGTCTACAGAGCCCGCGACCTGACGCTCGGGCGCGAGGTCGCGATCAAGGTGCTGCCGGACCAGTTCGGGAGCGATCCTGAGCGCCTCGCGCGTTTCGAGCGCGAGGCAAGGGCGCTCGCGTCGCTGAGCCACCCCAACATCGCCGCGATCTACGGCGTCGAGAAAAACGGCCCGGTGCAGGCGATCGTGATGGAGCTGGTGCCTGGTGATGACCTGTCCGAGCGCGTGAGGCGCGGCCCGGTCGCGCTCCCCGAGGCGATCGCCATCGCCCGGCAGATCGCCGACGCGCTCGACGCCGCACACGAGAAGGGAATCGTCCACCGCGATCTCAAGCCAGCGAACATCAAGATCACGCCCGACGGCCTCGTCAAAGTGCTGGACTTTGGCTTGGCGAAGGCTGTCGCTGCTCGCGACTTTTTCGGTGATGACTCGGGCGCCTCGACAGAGCTGAAGGCGACGCGAGAGGGACTCGTCGTCGGGACCGTGCCCTACATGAGCCCCGAGCAGGCGCGCGGCCAAGCCGTCGATCGGCGCACGGACATCTGGGCCTTCGGATGCGTGTTGTTCGAGATGCTGGCGGGCCGAAAGGCCTTCTCCCGTGAGACGAGCTCCGACACGATCGCGGCCATTCTCCGCTCCGACGTGGACTGGACCAGCTTGCCGGATGACGTGCCACCTGCGCTGCGCCATTTGCTCGAGCGCTGCCTTGACGAGAATCTCAGGCGTCGCCTGCGCGACATCGGCGACGCGCGACCGGCCCTCGAGGACGCGCTCCTGCCCGTCGCGGCTGTTCCCGTCCACCCGGCCGCGCCGGGCGTGTCACGAAGAGGGGTCCTCTTCGGCGGAGCGGCACTGGGGATGCTGGGCGTCGGGTTCGTGGGCGGCTCGGCGGCGGCAGGCCGCGGGCGCGGTGGGGCCCCGCCGTCATACCAGCGGCTCACGTTCAGGCGCGGGTTGATTCGCACGGCTCGTTTCGCGCCCGACTTCAAGACGGTCCTTTGCGGTGCTCTTTGGGACGGCGACGTATGTCGCATCTACACGGTCAGACCCGAGAGTCCGGAATCGGCTCCGCTCAATCTGCCCCCCGCGATGCCCCTGGCGATCTCCGCGTCCGGAGAGCTGGCGCTGTCCCTCGGCACGCACTTGAGGGGCACCATGACCTACGGCACGCTCGCGCGCGTGCCGCTCTCGGGAGGCGCCCCCCGGGAAATGCTCGAGGACGTGAAGTTCGCGGATTGGTCCCCCGACGGCCGCGACCTCGCGATCGTCCGGCGAGCGGGCGCTCGCGACCAGCTCGAATTCCCGATGGGCACCGTCGTAGCCGAGTCGTCCACGCCGAATGGCGGGTTCAGCTTCGTCCGCGTGTCCCCGGGCGGCGATTTCGTGGCCGCCTTCGAGCTCGCGGCAGCCCGCGACTTGAACGGCACGGTCACCATCGTCGACCGCTCCGGCAGGCGGAAGGCCACGTCGCGGCCGTATGTCAACGTTTTCGGACTGGCGTGGAGCGGGAACGGACGTGAGGTCCTCTTCACGGCAGCCGACGAGCTGCCGCTTTTCCGCAACACGCTCTACGCGATGCCCCTCGACGGGCCCGTGCGCGTCCTCGCACGCCTGCCAGGCAATGTCAGCCTGCACGACGTGGCGCCCGACGGCCGCGTCCTGATCGCGCGCACGGACGATCGCAGCGGCATCTCCGTCTTCGCGCCCGGCGCGGCGACCGAACGCGATCTGTCCTGGCTCGACGCGCCGGTCCTGGCCGACATCTCCATGGACGGCCGATCGATTCTCTTCTCGGAGACTGGTGTTGGCGGCGGGCCCCGGGGAAGCACCTACTTGCGCGGCACCAACGGCTCGGCGCCGGTGCGCCTCGGCGATGGTCACGCGCAGGCACTGTCGCCGGATGGCCGATGGGCGATCGCGCGGACGGGATCGCCGCACCTCGATCTGGTTCCGACCGGAGCGGGACAGGCCAGGCGGCTCGAGCGATCGGGCCTGACGCTGCTCACGGCGCGCTTTCTGCCTGACAGCCGGCGCGTTGTCGTGCGCGCGCAGCCGGCGGCGGGCGGCCCCCGGCTGTTCGTGATCGACATCGACGGGACAGCGGTCGACGCCATCACGCCCGGGGACGTGGCGGTCGGCGCGACGGGGTGGCAGGTGTCGCCGGATGGGACGGCGGTAGCGGTCGCGACGGATCGCGCGCTGGAGCTCTATCCGCTGACGCCTGGGCCCCCGCGACGAGTGCCTGGGGTGACGGACCGAGACTGGCCGCTCCGCTGGATCGAGGACGGCATCCTGATCTCCGAGAACCCGGCGGCCGCGGGGACGGTGTTTCGTCTCGATCTATCCACCGGCCGGCGCGTCGCCTGGAAGGAGATCGGGCCCACGGATCCGACCGGGATCATGAGCCTGAACCTGTCGGGGATGGTGGTGACGCCGAACGGCCAGCACTACGGCTACGGCTGGCATCGGGCGATCAGCGATCTATATCTCGGCGGCGGATGGACGTGA